A window of the Cannabis sativa cultivar Pink pepper isolate KNU-18-1 chromosome X, ASM2916894v1, whole genome shotgun sequence genome harbors these coding sequences:
- the LOC115702153 gene encoding membrane-anchored ubiquitin-fold protein 3 isoform X1: MAAQDLIEVKFRLSDGTDIGPSKYSPSVSVASLKEKILAQWPKDKESSPRTINDLKLINAGKILENNRTLAESKLPVDLPGGVITMHVVVRPPLSEKNPGNYFTKVLIFTFHSIYISIILS, translated from the exons ATGGCTGCCCAAGATTTGATTGAAGTGAAATTCAGGCTCTCCGATGGCACTGATATTGGGCCAAGCAAGTATAGCCCATCTGTCTCTGTGGCATCTCTCAAGGAAAAAATACTTGCACAGTGGCCTAaag ATAAAGAAAGTAGTCCAAGGACAATAAATGATCTGAAGCTAATTAATGCAGGGAAGATATTGGAAAATAACAGGACACTTGCTGAGTCCAAACTACCAGTTGATCTTCCAGGAGGTGTCATTACCATGCACGTTGTCGTGCGCCCTCCTCTTTCAGAAAAGAACCCTGGTAATTACTTCACTAAAGTACTCATCTTTACCTTTCACTCAATCTACATTTCCATTATTTTATCCTGA
- the LOC115702153 gene encoding membrane-anchored ubiquitin-fold protein 6 isoform X2 codes for MAAQDLIEVKFRLSDGTDIGPSKYSPSVSVASLKEKILAQWPKDKESSPRTINDLKLINAGKILENNRTLAESKLPVDLPGGVITMHVVVRPPLSEKNPDKVQNDLPKKNMNRCGCSIL; via the exons ATGGCTGCCCAAGATTTGATTGAAGTGAAATTCAGGCTCTCCGATGGCACTGATATTGGGCCAAGCAAGTATAGCCCATCTGTCTCTGTGGCATCTCTCAAGGAAAAAATACTTGCACAGTGGCCTAaag ATAAAGAAAGTAGTCCAAGGACAATAAATGATCTGAAGCTAATTAATGCAGGGAAGATATTGGAAAATAACAGGACACTTGCTGAGTCCAAACTACCAGTTGATCTTCCAGGAGGTGTCATTACCATGCACGTTGTCGTGCGCCCTCCTCTTTCAGAAAAGAACCCTG ACAAAGTGCAGAATGATTTGCCAAAGAAGAACATGAACCGGTGTGGATGCTCAATATTGTAG
- the LOC115702153 gene encoding membrane-anchored ubiquitin-fold protein 6 isoform X3 translates to MAAQDLIEVKFRLSDGTDIGPSKYSPSVSVASLKEKILAQWPKGKILENNRTLAESKLPVDLPGGVITMHVVVRPPLSEKNPDKVQNDLPKKNMNRCGCSIL, encoded by the exons ATGGCTGCCCAAGATTTGATTGAAGTGAAATTCAGGCTCTCCGATGGCACTGATATTGGGCCAAGCAAGTATAGCCCATCTGTCTCTGTGGCATCTCTCAAGGAAAAAATACTTGCACAGTGGCCTAaag GGAAGATATTGGAAAATAACAGGACACTTGCTGAGTCCAAACTACCAGTTGATCTTCCAGGAGGTGTCATTACCATGCACGTTGTCGTGCGCCCTCCTCTTTCAGAAAAGAACCCTG ACAAAGTGCAGAATGATTTGCCAAAGAAGAACATGAACCGGTGTGGATGCTCAATATTGTAG
- the LOC115702132 gene encoding uncharacterized protein LOC115702132 — protein MSRVTRWKVEKTKVKVVFRLQFHATHIPQTGWDKLFISFIPADSAKATAKTTKANVRSGTCKWGDPIYETTRLLHDIKTKQYDDKFYKLVVAMGSSRSSVLGEANINLADYADASKPSSVALPLQGCDSGTILHVTVQLLTSKTGFREFELQRELRERGLPDESVARRLSSVDDTMNDPMDKVNSKVRFKEELPLLEEEVGLSEEYADSAVGFDGSSSTSESLYAEKHDTSSTNEIDSLKCTTPGGVVGPSQGLQPEKGDPSNVRFAPPGSNDWAHGWGADYSADNDLANAYEENSRLRRSLEIAESSILELKLEVSSLQSHADDIGTEAQKFSQLLATEMASGEQLAKEIYVLRSECSNFKADLEQLKNSKLYIPFTAKETKKTDRDASFQELPLRWVKGLLELEDKIKEVRSKACFGFQEREVGSFSSDIDALLGVVEDLKQGTRQTISTMNLVNVKEIREMNLHKGQQLLPGSRFSAEFYQPEGLFHCVDIPAVVSQETDSADAHSAIKGKMFELIKELGESKAEREGLARKMDQMECYYEALVQELEETQRQMMGELQNVRNDHTTCLYTLSATKAEMESIQQDMDKKITRFTEEKCELETLNKDLERRAVTAEASLKRARLNYSIAVNQLQKDLELLSFQVLSMYETNDTLIKQAFSDSSTPSIIEHKSRESKNLDSKELQSTKLSQSPRQFDAVKKDLDGDIISDLRRSLLLQKDLYRKVEEEVGEAHLVNAYLDIFSKTLQETLLEASADYRLLKMKSDKLTQQLEVSTESKGMLRQRLQSVMDEVQHLNEYKNNCDAKCNDMALQNQILETNFQKVTEENVFLSQKITECERLLKDLESYENKFQASSIEKLELENLLKKEGLENENLKNKILSLQDELKAVKIEFEELASAKLGEENFLLSAKITECETLTSDLESCKKNFEASSIDKLELENLLKKEVLENENLRDEISSLKEEMKAVRTELDKLASAKIGEENFLLSEKIAECETLLKDLGSCESKFQACSIKKLELENLLEKEALENANLRRKISSLQDEVTEFEELSFAKEDLQSTLDFLHDKLQNLLAFYDEKFNGLNIFSEYVCEGLEPNDLKGTVMRLEEIQHIARKKIFQLIEEKQDLARQRDVAQMSLNAAESDNVVMKRKFEDDARSVMGKLEVSGILMHKLQSEVEAIANKLKLSSEAEENYEQFHRELLSAFDDLEAELQHLTSKNKDLAQEIMALRSVSEEVGRYKQEIAAISEERKVQMMILKDKNEESAKLEIELNNMRSNLQSLHDELHVERSIRSKLESSVTDLTSQLNEKQHELLTFTQQKAELVHLKQSVKDLELEKASIFRTLSDSEQSLKAAGEHFSDISRLEAQFSEMHELSLATDVRLTFTKAQYEFCFEELQDKYVSVESMLNHCLSTKAHYIEENAKLMTSLDSLRSELEGSAAQNRMLLDTNSSLRIAFDELEKRAEDAEDNSRKNAVEVERLKGMLVKSDEEIDDLMLVKEELEVKLLVLKLKLDEQQPQIALMDEYKHELGMLQTKYNQISQKLSEQVLKTEEFKNLSVHLKELKDKAEAECLQAREKREPEGPPLAAQESLRIAFIKEQYETKLQEMKQQLSISKKHSEEMLWKLQDAINDVENRKKSEASHLKRNEELGMRILELETDLHSALSEKREIMRAYDLSKAEKECSLISLECCKEEKEELEATLRKCSEEKSKISLELTSMKEFLQSSASQVNNQRRDNEGLCKPDCVSDEPATACQEVGHAFFTPIDEGDQSKEAINPQKNQDALTTRSAGQEDTLRKDTEHLAVMNDHFKTQSLKSSMEHLNKELEKMKHENLLLSQDDHQFDPNCSGLQRELMQLQKVNEELGTKFPLFNEFSYNGNALERVLALEIELAESLQAKKSRVQFQSSFLKQHGDEEAVFKSFRDINELIKDMLEIKQRYTTVETELKDMHDRYSQLSLQFAEVEGERQKLMMTLKNVRASKKVPYLNRSSTAPLGGPLT, from the exons GTCAATTCAAAAGTTCGATTCAAAGAAGAATTGCCTCTCCTTGAAGAAGAGGTGGGCCTCAGTGAAGAGTATGCAGACTCAGCTGTTGGCTTCGATGGTTCTTCGAGTACTTCAGAGAGTTTATATGCTGAGAAACATGATACTTCCAGCACCAATGAAATTGACAGCCTTAAATGTACAACCCCTGGTGGCGTAGTTGGGCCGAGTCAAGGTCTACAGCCAGAAAAAGGAGATCCCTCTAATGTTCGGTTTGCGCCTCCTGGAAGTAATGATTGGGCTCATGGCTGGGGCGCTGACTATTCTGCAGATAATGACTTGGCAAATGCATATGAGGAGAATAGTAGACTTCGAAGAAGCTTGGAAATAGCCGAGTCATCTATTCTTGAGCTTAAGCTGGAGGTGAGTTCCTTACAAAGTCATGCTGATGATATAGGCACCGAAGCCCAAAAATTTTCTCAGCTGCTTGCTACTGAAATGGCTTCAGGAGAACAATTAGCAAAAGAAATTTATGTACTGAGATCAGAGTGTTCAAATTTCAAGGCTGATCTTGAACAgttaaaaaattccaaattataCATTCCATTTActgcaaaagaaactaaaaagaCAGACCGGGATGCCTCCTTTCAAGAGTTGCCACTCAGGTGGGTCAAGGGGCTTCTGGAACTGGAGGATAAGATAAAAGAGGTTCGAAGCAAGGCATGTTTTGGATTCCAAGAAAGGGAAGTGGGGTCCTTCAGTTCAGATATAGATGCATTGCTGGGCGTTGTGGAGGATCTTAAACAAGGTACTAGACAGACAATTTCAACGATGAACTTGGTGAATGTAAAGGAGATCAGAGAAATGAATTTGCACAAGGGTCAACAACTATTACCAGGAAGCAGGTTTAGTGCTGAGTTTTACCAGCCAGAAGGTCTGTTTCATTGTGTGGACATACCTGCCGTGGTATCTCAAGAAACTGATTCTGCAGATGCTCACAGTGCAATCAAGGGAAAAATGTTTGAACTTATCAAAGAATTGGGTGAATCGAAAGCTGAACGCGAAGGCCTTGCAAGAAAAATGGATCAAATGGAGTGCTACTATGAAGCTCTTGTTCAGGAACTTGAGGAAACTCAGAGACAGATGATGGGTGAGTTGCAGAATGTCAGAAATGACCATACAACTTGCCTCTACACGCTTTCAGCTACAAAAGCTGAGATGGAAAGTATACAGCAAGACatggataagaaaataacaaGATTTACTGAGGAGAAGTGTGAATTGGAGACTCTCAACAAAGATCTCGAAAGAAGGGCTGTTACTGCAGAAGCATCACTGAAGAGGGCTCGCTTGAATTATTCTATTGCAGTAAACCAGTTACAGAAGGATCTTGAATTGCTCTCTTTCCAGGTTCTCTCCATGTATGAAACTAATGATACCCTCATTAAGCAAGCGTTTTCAGATTCTTCAACACCAAGCATTATTGAGCACAAATCAAGAGAGAGTAAAAATTTGGACTCAAAGGAACTTCAATCAACGAAACTCTCTCAGTCCCCGCGTCAATTTGATGCGGTGAAGAAAGATTTAGATGGAGACATTATATCAGACTTGAGAAGATCTCTTCTTTTGCAGAAGGACCTTTACCGGAAAGTTGAAGAAGAAGTTGGCGAAGCTCATTTGGTGAATGCATACTTGGACATTTTCTCAAAGACTCTACAAGAAACTTTACTTGAGGCAAGTGCTGATTACAGATTGCTCAAAATGAAATCTGACAAACTTACACAGCAGCTGGAGGTTTCAACTGAATCTAAGGGGATGCTGAGGCAGAGGCTTCAAAGTGTCATGGATGAGGTTCAACATTTGAATGAATACAAGAATAATTGTGATGCAAAATGCAATGACATGGCTCTGCAGAACCAAATTTTAGAAACAAATTTTCAAAAGGTTACTGAAGAAAATGTTTTTCTTTCCCAAAAGATTACTGAATGTGAGAGACTGCTAAAAGATTTGGAAAGTTATGAGAACAAATTCCAAGCAAGCTCTATTGAAAAGTTAGAGTTGGAGAATTTGTTGAAAAAGGAAGGGCTAGAAAATGAAAATCTTAAAAACAAAATTCTGTCTTTGCAAGATGAGTTGAAAGCTGTGAAGATTGAATTCGAAGAGCTAGCTTCTGCAAAGCTCGGTGAAGAAaactttcttctttctgcaaagATCACCGAATGTGAAACACTGACGAGTGATTTGGAAAGTTGCAAGAAAAATTTTGAAGCATCCTCTATTGATAAGTTAGAGTTGGAAAATTTGTTGAAAAAGGAAGTGCTAGAGAATGAAAATCTTAGAGATGAAATTTCGTCGTTGAAGGAAGAGATGAAAGCTGTCAGAACTGAACTTGATAAGCTAGCTTCAGCAAAGATCGGTGAAGAGAATTTTCTTCTTTCGGAAAAGATTGCTGAATGTGAAACACTGTTGAAAGATTTGGGAAGTTGTGAGAGCAAATTCCAAGCTTGCTCCATCAAAAAATTAGAGTTGGAAAATTTGTTGGAAAAGGAAGCACTAGAAAATGCAAATTTACGACGTAAAATTTCCTCTTTGCAAGACGAGGTTACTGAATTCGAAGAGCTATCCTTTGCAAAGGAGGATTTGCAGAGTACTCTAGACTTTCTTCATGATAAGCTGCAGAATCTGCTGGCATTCTATGATGAAAAGTTTAATGGGTTGAACATTTTCAGTGAATATGTGTGTGAGGGACTAGAGCCCAATGATTTGAAAGGTACTGTGATGAGATTGGAAGAGATACAGCATATTGCCAGAAAGAAGATATTCCAGCTGATTGAAGAGAAGCAAGATTTAGCGCGTCAGAGAGATGTGGCTCAGATGTCCTTAAATGCAGCAGAGTCAGATAATGTCGTAATGAAACGAAAATTTGAAGATGATGCACGGAGTGTAATGGGAAAACTGGAGGTGTCTGGTATCCTCATGCATAAGCTTCAGTCCGAAGTTGAGGCCATTGCTAACAAATTGAAGCTTAGCTCTGAAGCTGAAGAAAATTATGAACAGTTTCACAGAGAACTTCTGTCTGCGTTTGATGATTTGGAAGCTGAGCTGCAGCATCTGACTTCTAAGAACAAAGATCTTGCTCAAGAAATAATGGCATTACGGAGTGTAAGTGAAGAGGTCGGAAGGTATAAACAGGAAATAGCAGCAATATCAGAGGAAAGGAAAGTTCAGATGATGATCTTGAAGGATAAGAATGAGGAATCTGCAAAGCTAGAAATCGAGCTTAATAATATGAGATCAAATTTGCAATCACTCCATGATGAGTTGCATGTTGAAAGAAGCATTAGAAGTAAGTTAGAAAGCAGTGTAACTGATCTTACTTCTCAATTGAATGAAAAGCAGCATGAGTTGCTGACTTTTACTCAACAGAAGGCTGAGTTGGTTCACCTGAAACAGTCTGTGAAAGATTTAGAACTAGAGAAGGCAAGTATCTTTCGGACTTTGTCGGATTCTGAACAAAGTCTAAAAGCAGCTGGTGAACACTTTTCTGATATATCTCGTTTGGAAGCCCAATTTTCTGAAATGCATGAGTTATCATTAGCGACAGATGTGAGACTTACTTTTACAAAAGCTCAATATGAGTTCTGCTTTGAGGAGCTTCAGGACAAGTATGTTAGTGTCGAGAGTATGCTTAATCATTGTCTTTCTACCAAGGCACATTACATTGAGGAGAATGCTAAATTAATGACAAGTCTTGATTCCCTTAGGTCTGAGTTGGAGGGTTCCGCTGCTCAAAATAGAATGCTTCTTGATACAAATAGCAGCTTAAGAATTGCATTTGATGAACTCGAGAAAAGAGCTGAAGATGCAGAGGATAATTCAAGAAAGAATGCTGTTGAAGTTGAAAGGTTGAAGGGTATGTTGGTGAAATCTGATGAAGAGATTGATGACCTGATGCTCGTCAAGGAAGAACTAGAAGTCAAACTTTTGGTCCTCAAATTGAAATTGGATGAACAACAACCTCAGATAGCCTTGATGGATGAATATAAGCATGAACTGGGGATGCTGCAAACTAAGTACAACCAGATTAGCCAAAAACTCTCTGAACAGGTTTTGAAGACTGAAGAGTTTAAGAATTTGTCAGTTCATTTGAAGGAGCTTAAAGACAAGGCTGAGGCAGAGTGTCTTCAGGCTCGTGAAAAAAGAGAACCAGAAGGACCACCACTTGCTGCGCAAGAGTCCTTGAGAATTGCATTCATCAAAGAACAGTATGAAACGAAGCTGCAAGAAATGAAACAGCAACTTTCAATCTCCAAAAAGCATAGTGAAGAAATGCTGTGGAAATTACAAGATGCAATCAATGATGTCGAAAATCGGAAGAAATCTGAAGCTTCTCACCTAAAAAGAAATGAAGAGCTAGGGATGAGAATCTTGGAATTGGAGACCGATTTGCATTCTGCACTTTCTGAAAAGCGTGAAATAATGAGGGCATATGATCTATCAAAGGCTGAAAAAGAATGCTCATTGATAAGCCTTGAATGCTGtaaggaagaaaaagaagagctcgaggccaCATTGCGCAAATGCAGTGAAGAAAAATCTAAGATTTCATTAGAGCTCACCTCTATGAAGGAGTTTCTTCAGAGCTCGGCATCCCAAGTGAATAATCAGAGAAGAGACAATGAGGGTTTATGCAAACCAGATTGTGTCTCTGATGAGCCAGCCACTGCTTGTCAAGAAGTTGGCCATGCTTTTTTCACTCCCATTGATGAAGGTGACCAGTCAAAGGAAGCCATCAATCCGCAAAAAAATCAG GATGCTCTTACAACTCGGTCGGCAGGTCAAGAGGATACACTACGAAAAGACACAGAGCATTTAGCTGTTATGAATGACCATTTCAAGACCCAAAGTTTAAAGTCTAGCATGGAACATTTAAATAAGGAG TTGGAAAAGATGAAACATGAAAATTTGCTTTTGTCCCAAGATGATCATCAATTTGATCCAAATTGTTCTGGTTTACAAAGAGAGCTGATGCAGTTACAAAAG GTAAATGAAGAACTGGGAACCAAATTTCCTTTGTTTAATGAGTTTTCTTACAATGGCAATGCATTGGAGAGGGTACTGGCTTTGGAAATTGAGCTTGCAGAGTCCTTGCAAGCAAAGAAGTCACGAGTTCAATTTCAGAG TTCTTTCTTGAAACAGCATGGTGATGAGGAAGCAGTATTTAAAAGCTTTAGGGACATCAATGAGCTAATTAAAGACATGTTAGAAATCAAGCAAAGATATACAACAGTGGAGACTGAATTAAAGGACATGCACGACCGATACTCTCAACTAAGTCTTCAATTCGCAGAGGTTGAAGGAGAGAGACAGAAGCTCATGATGACTCTGAAGAATGTCCGGGCATCCAAGAAAGTACCATATTTAAATCGCTCCTCGACAGCCCCACTTGGAGGTCCATTGACATAG